The Candidatus Omnitrophota bacterium sequence TTCGCTCCCGGCAATAGGGCGCTCCCGCTAGATGGATGGGGACGCCGCTGGACAAATCGTTTTGGGGATTATCATTGATGAGTTGATACACGCTGGCGAGTTCCAAACCTTCCCATACGGATGGCGGCAGCTCCATCGGATCAGTAACAAAGGACGCCATAACGTCCAGCGTAAAAATTCCGCAACGGATGACGAGATAGCGCAATCCGGGGACGCCTTTTTTTTGATCTCGGAACGGCAATCCCGCTTCTTGAACCCGCCGGTTGATTTCCATAGCGGCCGCCATCGCGCGGGGGGGAAGCAGACGGCATTCCTCCAGATTGACGACGGAGCGCCATTTTCCTTTTTCCCGCAGGCCGAAGCGTCCGTCGTAGTTCCAAACGAAATCCATGCGGTTGCGGTAATGAAAGGGGGGCGAGGGAACGATGGGGATCGCGGTCGGTTCCAATTCACATCCCATCTCGCTCCAGAGCCGTGCGGCGTAATCCTGCTTCAGGCGCAGCTGATGGACGTATTCGATGTGCTGCCAAGCGCAGCCGCCGCAGCGCCCGAAGTGGTGGCAGTCCGGTTCGACGCGATAGGGCGAGGCTTCCAGCAACCGCGTCAATTCGCCCTGGCGGCGGCGAAGTTTTTTCGTCTCGACGGTTTCGCCGGGGATGACGTATGGAATGGCGACGGTTCCGCCTGCGTCCGTTGCGCCTCTCCCAAAGCCCTTTTCGTCGAGCCGGTCGATGCGGGCGATTCGCAAAGATATAGTTGGTTCGTTCATCGTTTTGGGTTGCGGGACTTGGCGCTATGGTTCCTATTCCTATGCGATTATAATCCCTCATGCCGCCAAAGGATGGAGGAATGATTTCCCGATGGATAGGAAACCGTTGGATTGCGCCGATTCAGTGGGATCGCGCGACGGGATGTTGATATTTCCACGCTGGGCCGCCAGCGTCTCCATTTTACTACTTACGGCGCTAACCATTGTACTTCTGACGCAGACGCTCCACAAAGCGAACAGACCCCAAGGCAACGATTTTACGAATTATCTCATCGCGGCCAACCACATTTATCAGGGCGAAGATCCTTACGAGATAGGATCGGATCGCCCGTTCTTCGTTTGCCCCTACCCGATGTTTTTACCCTTCGTCATGATGCCTTTTCTTTTTCTTCCCTTGCCCTATAGCTGCGCCATGTGGTTTGCGGCGAATCTATTCGCCTTTTTTTTTACGTTGCGCCTTCTCTCAAAGATGCAATTCCCAGATTTGGATAATTCGCGCTTACTGACGCTGACGGCGGCGATTACGATGATCTTATTCCATATCGTTCAAAACGCGCTGCTCAACGGCCAGGTGAATTTTTGGGTTTTGCTGCTTTGCGTCCTATTCCTGCGTTATTATTTAGCCGGAAAGGACGCCGCCGCCGGATTTTTTCTGGGCGCGGCGGCCGCCATCAAGTTATTTCCGCTGTTGTTTCTCGCTCTTCCCTTCATCCGCCGGAGGCGAGGCGCGGCGGTTTACGGCGCAGGCTTTTTTCTTCTCTTCTGCCTTTCGCCCATTCTAATGTTGGACGGGCGCCTCTTCACGGCGTATGCAAGTTATGCGTCGGATTTCCTGCTATCGCCGGCGTCGAGCGGCGCGTCGAGTCCGTTTTTATTCTCCTATTCGCTGCCGTATCTTCTTTCCCGCGTCCCCTTTGGCGGCGCCGCCGCTTATATGATCGCATGGCTTCTCGCCGCATTTTTATTAGTGTCCACTTTACGGAGCGCCTCGCAAAAAAAAGAAGCGGATTTTGCTTTGTTTTCCAATTTTTTTCTTCTATTTTTATTCGTCGATCCGC is a genomic window containing:
- a CDS encoding glycosyltransferase family 87 protein encodes the protein MDRKPLDCADSVGSRDGMLIFPRWAASVSILLLTALTIVLLTQTLHKANRPQGNDFTNYLIAANHIYQGEDPYEIGSDRPFFVCPYPMFLPFVMMPFLFLPLPYSCAMWFAANLFAFFFTLRLLSKMQFPDLDNSRLLTLTAAITMILFHIVQNALLNGQVNFWVLLLCVLFLRYYLAGKDAAAGFFLGAAAAIKLFPLLFLALPFIRRRRGAAVYGAGFFLLFCLSPILMLDGRLFTAYASYASDFLLSPASSGASSPFLFSYSLPYLLSRVPFGGAAAYMIAWLLAAFLLVSTLRSASQKKEADFALFSNFFLLFLFVDPLPEAHHLVFLLPALFMAAEKIVFESPRRRSEIVLLIFVFLAYLAGAAFRSGIVLFGALLALFILTARIFLLDGEKIKSA